A genomic window from Fusarium oxysporum Fo47 chromosome VIII, complete sequence includes:
- a CDS encoding P-loop containing nucleoside triphosphate hydrolase protein — MTTAKAVKSEQGLGNRALLDKMDKLRELGISNMVPLPQMVVVGDQSAGKSSVLESLTGFHFPRSVTLCTRHATEIICRREETESIVVSIHAVDADEEQAKAFHRTATNLDAEEFAQIFKDAAKVMGIKSESGDGSTGSAFSRDVLRVEISGPNEDHLTVIDVPGMFENVTPGVTTKEDIELVKNMVQKYIQESRTIILAVVPCNGDIANQKILTYAKEVDPEGKRTLGVLTKPDLAVEEATKAVVVDLVRGKRRDLQLGYCVVKNRSADDSSSSAEERTRAEKEFFSKAPWTKLSPDRLGIPALKVRVQQLLMDRTKSEFPKVRGDLATILKETETLLKDMGQSRSTTEQQRIYIGQIAAQFTRIKHCGLDGQYSRENLFDTGTDLKLITRIREINEEFAKSVYDWGETRKFHRPSDKEVTPAPSEEDEASEEAKAEPTDDRYGLYRRGISFDIPALGEQELEDGVLHDAFEWPESNEEDIMQYIEREWLSSRAYELGTFGGEMLPKNFKEQSKKWSGMARAHIANAILIVHHFISKVLDSCCPDPVIREELWNFLIDDLQTRYKRAVNHTEFLLKVEFEGRSITYNPSFGNNLAENRSKGEDLGELVEKTTQTALQLCYETNIEVAKHVRNAVEGRPKPTNLATICQDIHDVLLTYYDIARSRFVDVVCRQVIDFFLLDDTDGPLTVLSDQVVFHMTPEQLEAIAGEDMLSRDRREKLTRDVANLKEALKILRG, encoded by the exons ATGACTACCGCTAAGGCAGTCAAGTCCGAGCAAGGGCTCGGCAATCGAGCCCTCTTGGACAAGATGGACAAGCTGCGAGAGCTAGGCATCTCCAACATGGTGCCTCTCCCTCAG ATGGTTGTCGTTGGTGACCAGAGTGCTGGAAAGTCCAGTGTACTCGAGTCTCTCACTGGCTTTCATTTCCCTCGCTCCGTGACTCTCTGCACTCGCCATGCAACAGAGATCATCTGTCGTCGTGAGGAAACGGAGAGCATCGTTGTCTCTATCCATGCTGTCGATGCAGATGAAGAGCAAGCAAAGGCATTTCATCGCACTGCCACGAACCTCGATGCCGAGGAGTTTGCCCAGATCTTCAAAGAT GCTGCCAAAGTTATGGGTATCAAGTCAGAGTCTGGTGATGGCTCTACTGGCTCTGCCTTCAGTCGCGATGTTCTCCGCGTCGAGATCAGTGGCCCCAACGAAGATCACTTGACCGTCATCGATGTTCCCGGAATGTTTGAGAACGTCACTCCTGGCGTCACTACcaaggaggatattgagcTCGTCAAGAACATGGTGCAAAAGTACATCCAAGAGTCACGCACTATCATCCTCGCTGTCGTCCCTTGTAACGGCGACATCGCAAACCAAAAGATTCTCACTTACGCAAAGGAAGTTGATCCTGAGGGTAAGCGAACTCTCGGTGTTCTCACAAAGCCTGACTTGGCTGTCGAGGAGGCTACGAAGGCTGTTGTGGTGGACCTCGTTCGTGGAAAGCGAAGAGATCTTCAGCTTGGATACTGCGTTGTGAAGAACCGAAGTGCCGATGACAGTTCTTCCAGTGCTGAGGAGCGAACTCGCGCTGAGAAGGAGTTTTTCTCCAAGGCGCCTTGGACTAAGCTATCCCCTGACAGACTTGGTATCCCGGCGCTCAAGGTCCGTGTTCAACAGCTCCTCATGGACCGAACCAAGAGCGAGTTCCCCAAGGTTCGTGGGGACCTTGCGACTATTCTCAAAGAAACTGAAACACTTCTCAAAGACATGGGTCAGTCACGCAGCACTACTGAGCAGCAGCGTATCTATATCGGACAGATTGCTGCTCAGTTCACTCGTATCAAGCACTGTGGTCTTGATGGACAGTACAGCCGCGAGAATCTCTTCGACACTGGCACAGATCTAAAGCTCATTACCCGAATTCGCGAAATCAATGAGGAGTTCGCGAAGTCTGTCTATGACTGGGGCGAGACACGAAAGTTCCATCGTCCTAGCGACAAAGAGGTGACCCCAGCCCCTagcgaggaagacgaagcctCAGAGGAAGCAAAGGCCGAGCCTACCGACGATCGTTATGGTTTGTACCGCCGTGGTATCTCTTTTGACATCCCTGCTTTGGGAGAACAAGAGCTGGAGGATGGCGTTCTTCATGATGCATTCGAGTGGCCGGAGTCGAACGAAGAGGATATCATGCAGTATATTGAGAGGGAGTGGCTTTCTTCCCGTGCTTATGAACTCGGCACT TTCGGTGGTGAGATGCTACCCAAGAACTTCAAAGAGCAATCCAAGAAGTGGTCTGGCATGGCCCGAGCCCATATCGCCAATGCCATTCTCATCGTGCATCACTTTATCAGCAAGGTCCTTGACAGCTGCTGTCCCGACCCGGTTATTCGCGAAGAACTCTGGAATTTCCTCATCGATGACCTGCAGACTCGGTACAAGCGTGCAGTTAACCACACCGAATTCCTCTTGAAGGTCGAGTTCGAAGGCCGCAGCATCACCTACAACCCCTCTTTTGGCAACAACCTAGCTGAGAATAGATCAAAAGGGGAAGATCTGGGTGAGCTGGTCGAGAAGACTACACAAACTGCCTTGCAACTGTGTTACGAAACAAATATTGAAGTTGCCAAACATGTTCGTAACGCTGTCGAGGGTAGACCCAAGCCTACCAACCTGGCCACCATCTGCCAGGACATTCACGATGTTCTTTTGACCTACTATGACATCGCCCGCAGTCGCTTCGTCGATGTTGTCTGCCGACAAGTCATCGACTTCTTTCTCCTCGACGACACCGATGGCCCCCTCACCGTTCTGTCCGACCAAGTCGTGTTCCACATGACACCTGAGCAGCTCGAGGCTATTGCCGGCGAAGATATGCTCAGTCGAGATCGTCGTGAGAAGTTGACCCGTGATGTGGCCAACTTGAAGGAAGCGCTCAAGATTCTCCGTGGATGA
- a CDS encoding major facilitator superfamily domain-containing protein has translation MPDYDEDMLPPPASGSQQDRTWGGNNAFHNFFNDFSHIPDPNLRRRLALSEIDKVPFGAYHVRAVLVAGVGFFLDSYDIFAINLITILLGVVFWGDPNPQNGFSGNDGYLPDRVNQAFKASTSAGIVVGMIVFGWLADGFGRRRMYGVELGIIILATLCCALISSSPAMGSTGLLIFWRIIMGIGIGGDYPLSSVITSEFAPTRWRGAMVAAVFSMQGLGQLAAAIVALITTVAFKDAFIGAADESQCGFECRLAADRAWRIIVGVGAIPACAALYYRITIPETPRYTFDVEHDVEKADADIKAYVASKSKGSFDVVHQVRSKRVAGRSLDVPRASWSDLISFFRQWANFKMLLGTTLSWFFLDLAFYGLGLNNTFVLQAVGYGAGNSLFEKLHNQAVGMIILTCAGSLPGYWTAILSVDTFGRKPLQVFGFLLLTIIFCILGFAYKSLSQGGLLALYIVGQFLFNAGPNTTTFIVPGECFPTRYRSTGHGISAAMGKIGAIIAQGISIPMVRQGSPESCKGTDCSPNMHRLLQLFALFMLFGTLVSLLIPETKGMTLEELSGEPRTSYNSGCNGSISLGSPKLRAWNPFVGGQPAGFSYPRSRMSHFRKSDRVGIMTSPELMAETSRLRKPRIWRRHRKAKSSSGTDIALSTRSSGTGEDEIFPAGPPASSSTPPQPPPTWGAGWGRIDRGGPPPLLNSVQLQDVGSLLTK, from the exons ATGCCAGACTACGACGAAGACATGCTGCCTCCCCCGGCATCAGGCTCTCAGCAGGATCGCACTTGGGGTGGTAATAACGCTTTtcacaacttcttcaacgacTTCTCTCACATCCCCGACCCAAATCTTCGCCGCCGCCTTGCTTTATCTGAGATTGATAAAGTCCCCTTTGGTGCATACC ACGTCCGAGCCGTATTAGTGGCAGGTGTTGGTTTCTTCCTTGACTCTTACGATATTTttgccatcaacctcatcacgATACTACTTGGAGTTGTCTTTTGGGGTGACCCTAATCCTCAGAACGGCTTCAGTGGCAATGATGGGTACCTACCTGACCGAGTTAACCAGGCTTTCAAAGCCTCTACGAGTGCTGGAATCGTAGTGGGAATGATCGTCTTTGGATGGCTAGCAGA TGGTTTTGGCCGCCGCCGTATGTATGGTGTCGAATTGGGTATTATCATCCTAGCGACGCTTTGCTGCGCTCTCATCTCCTCTAGCCCTGCAATGGGATCGACAGGTCTCCTAATCTTTTGGCGCATCATCATG GGTATTGGAATTGGCGGCGACTACCCGCTCTCAAGTGTCATTACCTCCGA GTTCGCCCCGACAAGGTGGCGCGGCGCTATGGTTGCTGCTGTCTTCTCTATGCAGGGACTTGGACAGCTCGCAGCTGCTATTGTTGCCCTAATCACTACTGTTGCTTTCAAGGACGCTTTTATCGGTGCTGCTGATGAAAGCCAATGCGGTTTCGAGTGTCGATTGGCCGCTGACCGAGCATGGCGAATTATTGTTGGAGTGGGTGCCATACCTGCTTGTGCCGCCCTCTATTACCGTATCACTATCCCGGAAACTCCTCGATATACCTTTGATGTTGAGCACGACGTCGAGAAAGCCGATGCCGACATTAAAGCATACGTTGCCAGCAAGTCTAAGGGTTCCTTTGACGTTGTTCATCAAGTCAGGAGTAAGCGCGTAGCTGGACGTAGCCTTGACGTCCCTCGTGCTTCCTGGTCTGATCTTATTTCCTTCTTCCGCCAATGGGCCAATTTCAAGATGCTATTAGGCACAACCTTGTCCTGGTTCTTTTTG GACCTCGCTTTCTATGGTCTTGGCCTTAATAATACCTTTGTCCTTCAAGCTGTGGGCTACGGTGCTGGCAACTCCCTTTTTGAAAAGCTTCACAACCAAGCTGTCGGAATGATCATTTTGACATGTGCTGGATCGCTTCCTGGCTACTGGACTGCCATTCTTAGCGTCGACACCTTTGGCCGCAAGCCGTTACAGGTTTTCGgatttcttctgctcacCATTATCTTCTGTATCCTCGGCTTTGCTTACAAGAGCCTGTCACAGGGGGGTTTGCTTGCGCTCTATATTGTAGGCCAGTTTCTCTTCAATGCTGGCCCTAACACGACCACTTTCATCGTTCCTGGCGAATGTTTCCCTACCCGATATCGATCGACCGGCCATGGCATCTCGGCTGCCATGGGCAAAATAGGCGCAATTATTGCGCAGGGCATCAGCATCCCTATGGTGCGACAGGGATCCCCCGAGAGTTGTAAAGGCACCGATTGTTCACCAAACATGCACCGACTGCTCCAACTCTTTGCCCTTTTCATGTTGTTTGGTACTCTGGTGTCCTTGTTGATTCCTGAGACCAAGGGCATGACTTTGGAGGAGCTTTCTGGAGAACCCCGCACAAGCTACAATTCTGGATGCAATGGTAGTATCAGTCTTGGGTCACCAAAGCTCAGGGCTTGGAACCCCTTTGTCGGTGGTCAACCCGCAGGATTCTCGTATCCTAGATCCAGAATGAGTCACTTCCGAAAGAGTGACCGTGTTGGTATCATGACCTCACCGGAACTCATGGCGGAGACATCCCGACTTCGAAAACCTCGCATCTGGAGAAGACACCGCAAGGCCAAGTCGAGCAGCGGTACAGATATCGCTTTGAGCACTCGAAGCTCTGGTACAGGAGAGGATGAAATATTCCCAGCAGGCCCCCCTGCATCTTCGTCTACTCCTCCACAGCCACCGCCGACTTGGGGAGCTGGCTGGGGACGAATAGATAGAGGAGGACCACCTCCGCTGTTGAACTCGGTCCAGCTGCAGGATGTTGGAAGTCTCTTGACGAAATGA
- a CDS encoding Alpha/Beta hydrolase protein yields the protein MSRRIGSLILYWGNEAANHWRPVGQWQAQRPHKPPPADSMVPIFIGSSHSEIERLQYQTLRPGATPVRSFCITSHKYISADIVERLRQPHTIMPAVTMAENTTLNGDSRQHYERTQSQPENPFSALIPEQQIAIVPEFTLESGVTLYNLPVAYTTRGKLNEEGNNAMVICHALTGSADVGDWWGPLLGGPGRAFDTSRFFIVCMNSLGSPYGTASPVTAKDNDPSKGRYGPEFPLTTIRDDVNLHKLILDDLGVKQLAAVVGGSLGGMFVLEWAYFGKDYIRCIVPIATSSRHSAWGISWGEAQRQSIYADPKYDDGYYSFDDPPSTGLGAARMSALLTYRSRNSFESRFGRNIPDPSKVQTIGGRPRPSTPSEAHFHIHNDGHVVKRTSISRQNSTTDAASSAESPALPDSVADPQFHGPTNSSLTGGEMPQSHYFSAQSYLRYQGRKFVTRFDSNCYIAMTRKLDTHDVSRNRADTIADALAMIQQPTLVLGIESDGLFTFAEQEEIAQHVPNARLERIESPEGHDAFLLQFEQVNNYVLSFFKEVLPDIMFKDGEAPEEASVGQITKSSTFGEAEVEDITAW from the exons ATGTCACGACGTATTGGCAGCCTTATCCTTTACTGGGGAAACGAGGCTGCCAACCACTGGAGGCCAGTCGGCCAGTGGCAGGCACAGCGCCCGCACAAACCACCTCCAGCGGACTCGATG GTCCCAATTTTTATCGGGTCGAGTCACTCTGAGATTGAGCGACTTCAATATCAAACTTTAAGACCTGGAGCGACCCCGGTCCGATCTTTCTGTATAACCTCTCACAAGTACATCAGTGCAGACATCGTGGAGAGACTTCGACAACCTCATACGATCATGCCAGCTGTGACTATGGCTGAAAACACTACTCTAAACGGCGATTCTCGTCAACATTATG AAAGAACGCAATCACAGCCTGAGAACCCGTTCTCTGCCCTCATTCCTGAGCAGCAGATAGCGATTGTTCCAGAATTCACTCTCGAGTCCGGAGTTACACTCTATAACCTACCGGTTGCTTATACAACTCGCGGCAAACTCAATGAAGAGGGCAATAATGCCATGGTAATCTGCCATGCTCTCACTGGAAGTGCCGATGTGGGCGACTGGTGGGGTCCTCTACTTGGAGGTCCTGGTCGAGCTTTTGACACTTCCAGATTCTTTATTGTTTGTATGAACAGTCTTGGCAGTCCTTATGGCACTGCAAGCCCAGTAACTGCCAAGGATAATGATCCAAGCAAGGGTCGATATGGACCCGAGTTCCCTCTCACCACAATTCGAGATGATGTCAA CCTTCACAAGCTCATCCTTGATGATCTAGGCGTGAAGCAacttgctgctgttgttggaggttCTCTTGGTGGCATGTTTGTGCTTGAGTGGGCATACTTTGGCAAGGACTATATCCGATGCATCGTCCCTATCGCGACCTCAAGCAGACACAGCGCCTGGGGTATCAGCTGGGGTGAGGCTCAACGACAGAGCATCTACGCCGACCCCAAGTACGACGATGGATATTATTCCTTCGATGACCCCCCTTCCACTGGTCTGGGTGCGGCTCGTATGTCTGCTCTGCTCACATATCGAAGTCGTAACTCTTTCGAGTCCAGATTTGGACGCAACATCCCTGACCCATCCAAGGTCCAAACCATTGGAGGTCGACCTCGCCCCTCAACTCCCTCAGAGGCACACTTCCATATTCACAACGATGGCCATGTTGTAAAGCGTACATCGATATCTCGTCAGAACAGCACAACTGATGCAGCCTCAAGTGCTGAGTCACCTGCTCTGCCCGACAGCGTGGCGGATCCCCAATTCCATGGACCTACCAATAGCAGTCTCACTGGAGGAGAGATGCCTCAGTCACACTATTTCTCTGCCCAGTCGTATCTACGATACCAGGGACGTAAGTTCGTTACGCGATTCGACAGCAACTGCTACATTGCCATGACTCGTAAGTTGGACACGCATGACGTGTCACGCAACCGAGCAGACACCATTGCAGATGCACTAGCTATGATCCAACAACCCACGCTTGTTTTGGGAATTGAGAGCGATGGCCTCTTCACTTTTGCTGAGCAAGAGGAGATCGCACAGCACGTACCTAATGCACGCCTCGAGCGAATCGAGAGTCCTGAGGGTCACGATGCATTTTTGTTGCAGTTTGAGCAGGTCAACAACTATGTTCTCTCATTTTTCAAGGAGGTCTTGCCTGATATCATGTTTAAGGATGGCGAAGCACCTGAGGAGGCCAGTGTTGGACAAATCACCAAGTCGAGCACAtttggagaagctgaagttgaggatATTACTGCTTGGTAG